One window from the genome of Engraulis encrasicolus isolate BLACKSEA-1 chromosome 16, IST_EnEncr_1.0, whole genome shotgun sequence encodes:
- the glrba gene encoding glycine receptor, beta a: MTVCLFAGLTMAWRKLALCLVLLLLLCTVDAGEKAGGKKGKKPKVVCPSQLSAEDLDRVPGNSTSNILNRLLVTYDSRIRPNFQGIPVEDKVNIFINSFGSIQETTMDYRVNIFLRQRWNDPRLRLPADFKSDALTVDPKMFQCLWKPDLFFANEKNANFHDVTQENLLLFIYRNGDVLISMRLSITLSCPLDLRLFPMDTQLCKIQLESYGYTTKDLVFMWQSGDPVQMDEIALPQFDVKQEDIKYSNCTKFYAGTGYYTCVEVIFTLRRQVGFYMMGVYAPTLLIVVLSWLAFWINPDASAARVPLGILSVLSLSSECTSLASELPKVSYVKAIDVWMMACLFYGFGSLVEYAVVQVMLNSPKRIEAEKARMAKKEKEKEKAEAKKTPSKTTPNSINGTGGTPIHVSTIQVVETRCKKVCTSKSDLRSNDFSIVGSLPRDFELSNFDCYGKPIEVNNGLGKSKNKNNKKPAPPKPVIPSAAKRVDLYARALFPFTFLFFNVIYWSVYL; encoded by the exons ATGACCGTGTGTCTATTTGCAGGACTTACAATGGCGTGGCGTAAACTTGCTCTGtgtctggtgctgctgctgctgctttgcacTGTGGATGCAGGGGAGAAAGCAGGGGGCAAGAAGGGAAAGAAGCCAAAGGTCGTCTGTCCCTC GCAGTTGTCAGCCGAGGACCTGGATCGAGTCCCTGGTAATTCAACCAGCAACATTCTCAATAGGCTGCTGGTTACATACGATTCCCGCATAAGGCCCAACTTTCAAG GAATACCTGTAGAAGATAAGGTGAACATTTTCATCAACAGTTTTGGATCAATTCAGGAGACAACAATG gACTACCGTGTTAACATCTTCCTAAGGCAGCGTTGGAATGACCCTCGGTTACGCCTCCCAGCTGACTTCAAGTCGGATGCCTTGACAGTGGACCCCAAGATGTTTCAGTGCTTGTGGAAACCTGACCTGTTCTTTGCTAATGAGAAGAATGCCAACTTCCATGATGTGACACAGGAGAACCTTTTACTATTTATCTACCGCAATGGAGATGTACTCATCAGTATGAG GTTATCCATCACTCTCTCCTGCCCCCTTGACTTGAGGCTGTTTCCAATGGATACCCAACTATGCAAGATTCAACTTGAGAGCT ATGGATATACGACAAAAGACCTTGTGTTCATGTGGCAGTCAGGCGACCCCGTGCAGATGGATGAGATTGCATTGCCTCAGTTCGATGTCAAGCAGGAGGACATTAAGTACAGCAACTGCACCAAGTTCTATGCTGGGACAG GTTACTACACGTGTGTGGAGGTGATCTTCACACTGCGTCGGCAGGTGGGCTTCTATATGATGGGTGTGTATGCGCCTACTCTGCTCATCGTGGTGCTCTCCTGGCTCGCCTTCTGGATCAACCCTGATGCCAGCGCAGCCCGGGTGCCCTTAG gcatTCTCTCTGTCCTGTCCCTGTCTTCTGAGTGCACATCTTTAGCCTCAGAGCTGCCTAAGGTGTCCTATGTGAAGGCCATTGATGTCTGGATGATGGCCTGTCTTTTCTATGGCTTTGGCTCCCTGGTGGAGTATGCtgttgtccag GTGATGCTGAACAGCCCAAAGCGGATTGAGGCAGAGAAAGCAAGGATGGcaaaaaaggagaaggagaaagagaaggcagAGGCAAAGAAGACTCCCTCCAAAACCACCCCCAATTCTATCAATGGCACCGGAGGCACTCCTATACATGTCAGCACAATAcag GTTGTGGAGACCCGTTGTAAGAAAGTCTGCACCTCAAAGTCGGACCTGCGTTCCAATGACTTCAGCATTGTTGGCTCCCTGCCCCGGGATTTTGAGTTATCCAACTTTGATTGCTATGGGAAACCCATCGAAGTCAACAACGGTCTTGGCAAATCAAAGAACAAGAACAACAAGAAGCCTGCGCCCCCTAAACCTGTGATTCCCTCAGCAGCCAAGCGGGTGGATCTCTACGCCCGCGCCCTCTTCCCCTTCACCTTCCTCTTCTTCAACGTCATCTACTGGTCTGTGTACCTGTGA